A single window of Arcobacter venerupis DNA harbors:
- a CDS encoding YchJ family protein codes for MKFSVNDICPCGSLKKYKKCCKIFHDGISFPKTALELMKSRFSAFATQNSKYIISTTHKENPDFTDDLKSWNEDIINFSKNTRFEKLEILDFIEDVESFVTFKATLFQDNRDVSFTEKSRFLKVDGKWQYVDGQFIEEGQK; via the coding sequence AAAAAATATAAAAAATGTTGCAAAATTTTTCACGATGGAATATCTTTTCCAAAAACTGCCCTTGAATTAATGAAATCAAGATTCTCTGCCTTTGCTACACAAAATTCAAAATATATTATTTCAACAACACACAAAGAAAATCCAGATTTTACAGATGATTTGAAATCTTGGAATGAAGATATTATAAACTTTTCTAAAAATACAAGATTTGAGAAATTAGAAATTCTAGATTTTATAGAAGATGTTGAGAGTTTTGTAACTTTTAAAGCGACTTTATTTCAAGATAATAGAGATGTTAGTTTCACAGAAAAAAGCAGATTCCTAAAAGTTGATGGAAAGTGGCAATATGTTGATGGACAATTTATAGAAGAAGGACAAAAATGA